The following are from one region of the Gadus chalcogrammus isolate NIFS_2021 chromosome 19, NIFS_Gcha_1.0, whole genome shotgun sequence genome:
- the LOC130372470 gene encoding myomegalin-like isoform X6, with protein sequence MRIVLELTVCYFRVCFPKEGCDLGCRLPDSMDDGDCSPDSMTALSFPDKMTPIKLLTMKDYENQIAALKKENFNLKLRIYFMEERMQQKCDDSTEDVFKTNIELKVELESMKRDMSEKQELLVSASKALESLAVRDTGDCQRVGERARRDMDALQQALNKKIADLEQDLHAAEEEVEKMAAIAEKEKLRNIDLEKQLVALGLSEAFTPVHEPNNDLQQALREKDGIIENLRISLRDKEGLINQKTNADQGAETPAHDHIKQLTILICDKDQQLQELREQLGGERDKAQRDYKGFAKREHDVTQLESTNKLLNNELTQIKSSNEHLTKTLAEAQNQSKALSGKLDEKENDLCSERKNSLKRDKTIQGLSQVLKEKEKEILELCHEIEDRDEALAKARETAHKAQLQKYQGAEEHQSLLMEKQAELAHLQGEHHTKVLEAQKLQRALARREQELADMQQAKEQLEFELEDFQQQKKKGDKALNDLQNQLKKLSGEIGDRESALEQHYQALLDETTRKLQVHEVSIQRLTSTLADKEQQLQEYLNMVRDFEQSRSPGGSDVMLSKLRDRLKEKEKALEKALDEKFAAIEEKDNEIHQLQLALREKERDLERLNNLLTHNNETINSFDSVIKEKDVELQHLANTLNNLQRAKQDLEDNLNRALREKDSIISQLQLSLQGKTNDMEEMAQAMLSQSQSQAHDLAEKMGQRLKVTEAMLAEATKARENLVTDNESAVEGLLATIGSKDKLLKESSEHYNRMLSEYTREIQELKRQLVDGQQQLRAAEKHRSTATQDGHLEAAELKLLLVEKDSLIKELMERGQNTDGFLAEPRIKEESDHVLELKHTVQILKERLIEREAELTKMNGEGHIENITVTRRTMVILKKELAQQTEALNKALKRENGLKISLAELQSTLAELEALVQGHQANAESLTSTLETKDQIIAELHQRLGQRGDRQTGNGQEHGSATDTGAERSTSSLPQRERTIIGGDSQQKDLPSLSSVHDEHAALTRALKTEQQLFSSLIRTVKEQDSSQRLHALQLELTAVQLLRQQLEEGIRTNEGLRDQLEGELLQAQLREGVDPQELQSMRHQLEDAQRWNASLQARLGAIQNRAAGVGGANDTGDSLTFLGDQTSYMSICVGDRLEESLSQLSAPELRQKVVALQECVSGLQSVNIDLQQKALLLERKEDKENLSHGNTSPRTQLLAAGRAGQRRGGDGTLRPGPGQRSPMEVLPPQTGSQSHCDHDDRSLFSTGEHQIRSGDERLEQQEHNMEEMVLQGTTSQLRDELLRLGSENRELRCLLREEVLKESEWKARSEDVCDGPAGLHQTVLRLRDEAQGHLKVIGSLKEQLERKAVEASDWERRNGTLEGPLSTQLLHHTPARQRRSHKAGVRSRLPVPVRLISEPGSTFWVANQPQTLHQHTDTVEPLRDIHLNHISESDQLLSEGLEYPLSLERSTTPGSNFDEYIHRSSCSQTVSDDNPEDGEALLDDARADSCALLAQLELLHQECQEKESLIDGLEDKLAEWEEIHAQLLEKDCLNRQYAEALQAAESTIAYLTACNLDSHSGLGLGQLERSCAVSAGSDGSALQKENVELNKILQEKDRLNAHLVEFLNMTGRDIATIQASLTSPTAAASLELCSRLVSALQQMNASLAAHNPRGTVDVPWGSDRSQEQSMDRLQQGSWELNRLDTECEVGTPSEASGVLPVLNHTGTQHKDYLIRQIAGESVNKGRSRDVEGTSGCSEGSVTNGELTKCLSDCLAAAESAIASLAAHCTNTQSLSSGKSAQISPELQHHLQRLQISLQELGDLEDHGQVEAAKKPSHRHGSAASAGRKSQPSSQELHRNIQLLYQAFCDHSQRISNLQASLQEERRLRGENQTQAPAVDCLSSEGIPGNVQAQLEGLQKALKDKKKTCKILEEKLASSLKPVIIHNLPCDPAKKNLKGCLQPGDSACSLPSLLKEVQGSFSSAEYLDSTSTSYPSSPALSSNKVSLKSLQAFEDYGVSEDPVELKAQVMELRLQLENQTRVAQQMQSLLGRHIFPSNLVSTPVDASRDQHAWPGVVYGRSQERSHSAAELKEGRDREGQRMREEIGVLKQELERERSLNRNMSEQLQQVQQRSRSASPARLDSLVQSQARELSALRQQIKERRGLGLSHRRQLEELSRAFQELLQASDVDLFRGDILRGQLDKSMGILERLEGWLDRGDGQQDNKDALELAQRLSRELQEKNQQVQSLQSQLRGPSGASSCCSSSSERSPSYVVSGSGRGSPTAQSPTARSPSTHSGALAPHGHTDGGGAKAGGGVDRSPGDQSPGDRHRSSRTQGARLWRENGGLQEQLRGSQELNATLRSELELQRSVQAQQGPRHPEPRDSPDGPVSPPQADSDGREAEARPEARAAARQDGGPRAGAMTTDLLAEHLQEIRALRRRLEESIQTNERLREQLERRLAEVERDPATNIFIQGSEEQGQMASEVRFLWEQNRSLKEQLAQGSRDKQKENEALRETLARRTARLEQSRAELEALRQERARLTPSAQENQTLSDALQHSRDELHRLQSDVNLQRQQLSDSQHLLQSLRVELQVCERIKADAPSATEGEGSPRPPGPLDLSELLVEVRRLRLQLETSIQTNTALRQRLEEQLLRGRHADTININYLLPASDEGGRSPGQENRDPAHRASHSPVLRETRRREENSSQQLSSCSSSSESGAPGPPSRLVPGHRLWASRHGPHVLGLIQDHHALRKQISEGRRLTQHMDAQLQEGRPHLRSLSSSVGTMQQVLEEASRLLHLVWRVSLPTGGHTAGDHGSNQQEELLRSEVSRLRSRLSQQERLLSGAVKRLRTTNQLKEGMEKVIIDQLSVTHGVLKKARGNLETNNCALFGLKGLSGGPEEVSEEQGGLIRACMQLFPLDCIGPSRMAAEM encoded by the exons ATGAGGATAGTACTAGAGTTAACGGTATGTTATTTCCGTGTATGCTTTCCGAAAGAGGGATGTGATCTGGG CTGCAGACTGCCAGACTCCATGGACGATGGAGACTGTTCCCCTGACAGCATGACAG CTCTATCCTTCCCAGATAAGATGACCCCCATAAAATTACTCACCATGAAGGACTACGAGAAT CAAATTGCAGCTCTAAAGAAGGAGAACTTTAACCTTAAGCTGCGAATATATTTCATGGAGGAGCGCATGCAGCAAAAGTGTGATGACTCAACAGAAGACGTATTCAAAACG AACATTGAGCTGAAGGTGGAGTTGGAGTCCATGAAGAGAGATATGTCAGAGAAACAGGAGCTGCTGGTGTCTGCATC GAAAGCTCTGGAGAGTCTGGCCGTTCGAGACACGGGGGACTGCCAGCGTGTCGGGGAACGGGCTCGGAGAGACATGGACGCTCTGCAACAAGCGCTCAACAAGAAGATAGCTGACCTGGAGCAG GATCTGCAtgcagcagaggaggaggtggagaagatggCTGCCATCGCTGAGAAGGAGAAGCTGAGGAATATTGACCTGGAGAAGCAGCTAGTGGCCCTGGGTCTGTCTGAGGCCTTCACCCCGGTCCATGAGCCTAACAATGACCTACAGCAAGCCTTGCGGGAGAAAGATGG CATCATAGAGAACCTCCGGATTTCTTTAAGGGACAAGGAAGGTTTGATAAATCAGAAGACTAATGCGGACCAGGGAGCAGAAACACCAGCACACGACCACATCAAACAACTGACCATCCTTATCTGCGACAAAGATCAACAACTCCAG GAGCTGAGGGAGCAGTTGGGAGGAGAAAGGGACAAGGCACAGAGGGATTACAAG gGATTTGCAAAGAGAGAGCATGATGTCACCCAGTTGGAGTCCACCAATAAGCTGCTGAATAATGAGCTTACTCAGATCAAAAGCAGCAATGAGCACTTGACCAAAACACTGGCAGAGGCCCAGAATCAAAGCAAG GCGCTTTCTGGAAAGTTGGATGAGAAGGAGAATGATCTTTGCTCTGAGAGGAAAAACTCTCTGAAACGAGATAAAACCATCCAGGGTCTCTCTCAAGTCctcaaagaaaaagaaaaggag ATCTTGGAGTTGTGTCATGAGATTGAGGACCGGGATGAGGCTTTGGCAAAGGCACGAGAGACTGCACATAAAGCACAACTTCAAAAATACCAG GGTGCAGAGGAGCACCAGAGTCTGCTAATGGAGAAGCAGGCAGAGCTTGCTCACCTTCAAGGAGAGCACCACACCAAGGTGCTGGAAGCCCAAAAACTGCAGCGTGCCCTGGCCAGAAGGGAGCAGGAGCTGGCAGACATGCAACAGGCCAAGGAGCAACTGGAGTTTGAGCTGGAGGACTTCCaacagcagaagaagaaaggagATAAAGCTCTGAAT GACTTGCAGAACCAGCTGAAGAAGCTGAGtggggagatcggggacagggaGAGCGCTCTGGAGCAACACTACCAGGCTCTTCTGGATGAGACCACCAGAAAGCTGCAGGTCCATGAGGTCTCCATTCAGCGCCTCACCTCCACTCTGGCAGACaaggagcagcagctgcag GAGTATTTGAACATGGTGAGAGATTTTGAGCAGAGCAGAAGCCCCGGAGGAAGTGACGTCATGCTTTCCAAGCTTCGAGACCGActcaaagagaaggagaaggctcTTGAG AAGGCATTGGACGAGAAGTTTGCAGCCATTGAAGAGAAAGACAATGAAATACACCAACTGCAGTTGGCTTTAAGAGAAAAGGAGCGAGATCTCGAGAGACTCAACAACTTGCTGACTCACAACAATGAAACCATTAAT AGTTTTGACAGTGTGATCAAGGAGAAGGATGTGGAGCTGCAGCACCTGGCCAACACACTGAACAACCTGCAGAGAGCCAAGCAGGACCTGGAGGACAACCTGAACAGAGCTCTGAGGGAGAAGGACTCCATCATCAGCCAGCTGCAGCTCTCGCTGCAGGGCAAGACCAACGACATGGAG GAAATGGCCCAAGCAATGCTCAGCCAGTCCCAAAGTCAGGCCCACGACCTTGCCGAGAAAATGGGCCAGCGGTTAAAGGTGACGGAGGCCATGTTGGCAGAGGCCACTAAGGCCAGGGAGAACCTGGTGACGGACAATGAGTCCGCAGTGGAAGGCTTGTTGGCCACCATCGGCAGCAAGGACAAACTGTTGAAG GAGTCCTCTGAGCACTACAACCGCATGCTGTCTGAGTACACACGGGAGATCCAGGAGCTGAAGAGACAGCTGGTGGacgggcagcagcagctccgcGCCGCTGAGAAGCACCGCTCTACCGCCACCCAGGACGGCCACCTGGAGGCTGCTGAGCTCAAGCTGCTGTTGGTAGAGAAGGATAGCCTGATCAAA GAGCTGATGGAGCGCGGTCAGAACACAGATGGGTTCCTGGCTGAGCCAAGGATCAAGGAGGAGTCGGATCATGTGTTGGAACTCAAACACACTGTACAAATCCTGAAGGAAAGGCTGATCGAAAGGGAAG CCGAGCTAACCAAGATGAATGGTGAAGGACATATAGAGAACATCACGGTCACCAGGAGGACCATGGTCATCCTGAAGAAGGAGCTGGCACAGCAAACGGAGGCACTGAACAAGGCCTTGAAGAGGGAGAATGGACTGAAG ATTTCCCTGGCAGAGCTCCAGTCGACGTTGGCTGAGCTGGAGGCCCTCGTTCAGGGCCACCAAGCGAACGCAGAGTCCCTCACCAGCACTCTGGAGACCAAGGATCAGATCATCGCC GAGCTCCACCAGCGTCTGGGTCAGCGtggggacagacagactggcaACGGCCAGGAACATGGCTCTGCTACGGACACCGGTGCGGAGAGGTCGACGTCTAGCCTGCCTCAGAGGGAGAGGACCATCATTGGAGGAGACAGCCAGCAAAAG GATTTGCCCAGCTTGTCCTCCGTACATGATGAGCACGCGGCCCTGACCCGGGCCCTGAAGACAGAGCAGCAGCTCTTCTCCAGCCTCATCCGAACCGTCAAAGAGCAGGACAG ctcCCAGCGTCTGCATGCGCTGCAGCTGGAGCTGACCGCTGTGCAGCTCCTCcggcagcagctggaggagggcATCCGGACCAACGAGGGGCTGAGGGACCAGCTGGAGGGAGAGCTGCTCCAGGCTCAGCTGCGAGAAG gtgTTGATCCCCAGGAGCTGCAGAGCATGAGGCACCAGCTGGAGGACGCCCAGCGCTGGAACGCCTCCCTGCAGGCCCGCCTCGGAGCCATCCAGAACCGGGCCGCCGGGGTGGGCGGAGCCAATGACACCG GGGACAGCTTGACCTTCCTCGGGGACCAGACCTCCTACATGAGCATCTGTGTTGGAGACAGACTGGAGGAGAGTCTGTCTCAGCTCTCTGCACCGGAGCTCAGACAGAAG GTGGTGGCCCTGCAGGAGTGTGTGAGTGGCCTGCAGAGTGTTAACATAGACCTGCAGCAGAAGGCCTTGCTGCTGGAGAGGAAAGAAGACAAGGAGAACCTCAGCCACGGCAACACTAGCCCAAGGACTCAG CTGCTAGCGGCGGGCCGGGCCGGCCAGCGACGGGGCGGCGACGGGACCCTGCGCCCCGGTCCAGGTCAACGGAGCCCAATGGAGGTCCTGCCGCCGCAG ACGGGGTCCCAAAGCCATTGTGACCATGACGACAGAAGCTTGTTCAGCACGGGAGAGCATCAGATCAGGTCCGGCGACGAGCGTTTGGAGCAGCAGGAACACAACATGGAAGAGATGGTGCTCCAGGGAACCACCTCACAACTCAG GGATGAGCTCCTGCGACTTGGATCAGAGAACAGAGAACTGCGCTGTCTCCTCCGTGAGGAGGTGTTGAAGGAGTCTGAATGGAAGGCCAGATCAGAGGACGTGTGCGATGGACCAGCAGGCCTCCATCAGACCGTACTGAGACTGAGAGACGAGGCCCAGGGTCACCTCAAAGTCATCGGCTCGTTGAAGGAGCAGCTGGAGAGGAAAGCTGTGGAGGCGTCTGATTGGGAGAGGAGAAACGGGACCCTGGAGGGTCCACTGAGCACCCAGCTGTTACACCACACGCCTGCCAGGCAGCGCCGCTCACATAAG GCTGGTGTCAGGTCTCGCCTCCCTGTGCCAGTGAGACTGATATCAGAACCAGGCAGCACCTTCTGGGTGGCCAACCAACCCCAAACtttgcaccaacacacagacaccgttGAGCCTCTGCGAGATATACACCTGAATCACATCTCTGAGTCGGACCAGCTCCTGTCCGAGGGCTTGGAGTACCCCCTGTCCCTAGAGCGCAGTACCACTCCCGGGTCCAACTTTGACGAGTACATCCATCGTAGCAGCTGCAGCCAAACAGTCTCCGATGATAACCCAGAGGACGGAGAGGCCCTCCTGGATGATGCCCGGGCTGACTCCTGCGCCTTGCTGGCCCAGTTGGAGCTGCTCCACCAGGAGTGCCAGGAGAAGGAGAGCCTCATTGACGGGCTGGAAGACAAGCTGGCCGAGTGGGAGGAGATCCACGCCCAGCTGCTTGAGAAGGACTGCCTGAACCGCCAGTACGCCGAGGCCCTGCAGGCTGCTGAATCCACCATCGCTTATCTCACCGCTTGCAACCTGGACAGCCATAGCGGCCTCGGCCTGGGCCAGCTCGAGCGCTCTTGTGCCGTCTCGGCGGGCTCAGATGGCAGCGCCCTGCAGAAGGAAAACGTGGAGCTCAACAAGATCCTGCAAGAGAAGGACAGGCTCAACGCCCACCTGGTGGAGTTCCTCAACATGACCGGCAGGGACATTGCTACCATACAAGCATCTTTGACCTCTCCCACAGCCGCAGCCTCTCTGGAGCTGTGTTCCAGGTTGGTGAGCGCCCTGCAGCAGATGAACGCATCTCTAGCGGCTCACAACCCAAGAGGCACTGTCGATGTGCCCTGGGGTTCTGACCGCAGTCAGGAGCAAAGTATGGACCGGCTTCAACAAGGGAGCTGGGAACTGAACCGACTGGATACCGAGTGTGAAGTAGGAACTCCTTCTGAGGCCAGCGGTGTACTTCCTGTTCTCAACCACACTGGCACTCAGCATAAGGACTACTTGATTAGGCAAATTGCAGGAGAGTCTGTGAACAAAGGCAGGTCCAGAGATGTAGAAGGCACATCGGGCTGCTCTGAAGGCAGTGTAACTAACGGAGAGCTCACCAAGTGTCTGTCAGACTGTCTGGCTGCAGCAGAGTCAGCCATCGCCTCTCTGGCAGCACACTGCACCAACACTCAGAGCTTGTCTTCTGGAAAATCCGCCCAGATCAGTCCTGAACTTCAACACCACCTGCAAAGGCTTCAGATCTCTCTGCAGGAGCTGGGGGATCTGGAGGACCACGGCCAGGTGGAGGCGGCCAAGAAACCCTCCCATAGGCACGgctctgctgcttctgctggcAGGAAGTCACAACCTTCTTCCCAGGAGCTCCATCGCAATATCCAACTCCTGTACCAGGCATTCTGCGATCACTCCCAGAGGATCTCTAACCTTCAGGCCAgcctgcaggaggagaggaggctccGAGGGGAGAATCAGACCCAAGCACCAGCAGTGGATTGCCTGAGTTCAGAGGGAATACCAGGCAATGTTCAGGCCCAGCTTGAGGGTCTTCAGAAGGCTCTGAAGGACAAGAAGAAGACGTGCAAGATCCTTGAGGAGAAACTGGCCTCCTCCTTAAAGCCGGTTATCATCCACAACCTGCCCTGTGACCCTGCTAAGAAAA ATCTGAAGGGTTGCTTGCAGCCCGGGGACAGCGCCTGCAGCCTGCCGTCCCTGCTGAAGGAGGTGCAaggctccttctcctccgctgAGTACCTGGACTCCACATCCACCTCCTACCCCAGCTCCcctgctctgagctccaacaAG gTGAGTCTAAAGAGCCTGCAGGCCTTCGAGGACTACGGCGTGTCTGAGGATCCTGTTGAGCTCAAGGCACAGGTCATGGAGCTGAGGCTTCAGCTGGAGAACCAGACCCGGGTCGCTCAGCAGATGCAGAGCCTACTGGGTCGCCACATCTTCCCCAGCAACCTGGTGTCCACGCCGGTGGACGCCTCCAGGGATCAACATGCTTGGCCCGGCGTGGTGTATGGACGCAGCCAGGAGAGGAGTCACTCTGCAGCGGAGCTGAAGGAAGGCCGGGACAGAGAGGGCcagaggatgagggaggagatCGGTGTGCTGAAGCAggagctggagagggagaggagtctGAACAGGAACATGAGTGAACAGCTGCAGCAGGTGCAGCAGCGCAGTCGCTCTGCCTCGCCCGCAAG GCTGGACTCCCTGGTGCAGTCTCAGGCCAGGGAGCTGTCCGCGCTCAGGCAGCAGATCAAGGAGCGCCGTGGCCTGGGGCTGTCCCACCGCaggcagctggaggagctgagccgGGCCTTCCAGGAGCTGCTGCAGGCCAGCGACGTGGATCTGTTCCGGGGAGATATCCTCCGAGGGCAGCTGGACAAGAGTATGGGcattctggagagactggaggggTGGCTTGACAGAG GAGACGGCCAACAGGACAATAAGGATGCTCTGGAGCTGGCCCAACG GTTGTCCAGGGAGCTGCAGGAGAAGAACCAGCAGGTGCAGAGCCTCCAGAGCCAGCTGAGGGGTCCCAGCGgggcctcctcctgctgctccagctcctcggAGCGGAGCCCGTCCTACGTGGTGTCGGGGTCGGGACGCGGTAGCCCCACCGCACAGAGTCCCACCGCCCGCAGCCCCTCAACCCACAGCGGAGCCCTGGCGCCTCACG GCCACACAGACGGGGGCGGCGCCAAAGCCGGGGGAGGCGTGGACCGGAGCCCCGGGGACCAGAGCCCCGGGGACCGTCACCGTAGCAGCAGGACACAGGGAGCCCGGCTGTGGAGGGAGAACGGCGGGCTGCAGGAGCAGCTGAGGGGCAGCCAGGAGCTCAACGCAACGCTGCGCAGCGAGCTGGAGCTCCAGCGCTCCGTCCAGGCCCAGCAGGGCCCCCGCCACCCAGAGCCCCGGGACTCCCCGGACGGGCCCGTGTCACCACCTCAGGCCGACTCGGATGGAAGAGAGGCTGAGGCACGGCCTGAGGCACGGGCAGCCGCGCGTCAGGACGGAGGGCCGCGGGCTGGGGCCATGACCACAG ACCTGCTGGCCGAACACCTGCAGGAGATCCGGGCCCTGCGGCGGCGGCTGGAGGAGAGCATCCAGACCAACGAGCGCCTCCGAGAGCAGCTGGAGAGGAGGCTGGCTGAGGTGGAGAGGGACCCAG CGACCAACATCTTCATCCAAGGCAGCGAGGAGCAGGGCCAGATGGCCAGCGAGGTGCGCTTCCTCTGGGAGCAGAACCGCAGCCTGAAGGAGCAGCTGGCCCAGGGCTCCAGAG ACAAGCAGAAGGAGAACGAGGCGCTGCGGGAGACCCTGGCCCGCCGCACGGCCCGGCTGGAGCAGAGCCGGGCGGAGCTGGAGGCCCTGAGGCAGGAGAGGGCCCGGCTGACGCCCAGCGCCCAGGAGAACCAGACGCTGAGCGACGCCCTGCAGCACAGCAGGGACGAGCTCCACAG GCTGCAGAGCGACGTGAACCTCCAGAGGCAGCAGCTGTCGGACTCCCAGCATCTGCTGCAATCGCTGCGCGTGGAGCTGCAGGTCTGTGAGCGCATCAAGGCGGACGCCCCCAGTGCAACAG AGGGCGAGGGCTCCCCGCGGCCCCCCGGGCCCCTGGACCTGTCggagctgctggtggaggtCCGCCGCCTGCGGCTGCAGCTGGAGACGAGCATCCAGACCAACACGGCGCTGCGGCAGAGGCTGGAGGAGCAGCTGCTGAGGGGCCGCCACGCCGACACCATCAACATCAACTACCTGCTGCCCGCCTCAG ATGAGGGAGGGCGATCCCCTGGACAGGAGAACCGGGACCCTGCTCACCGCGCCTCTCACAGCCCTGTTCTCCGAG